The genomic stretch CTATCTGGTACCATAGGATACAGAGCCGGCTTTGGGGGAGTGCGACCGGTTCCTTGGCACAGGGCCCCAAAATTTTGGGgcccccaaaaatattttttattgaatataataatatatataaaataatattatataaaaataatatatagaaatactaatcaaatcaaaatatatacatataaaaatcTGATGGGCCAAAAGCCATCAGACTACTAGTCTACTACCTAAAAACCATTAGTCAGACTACTACCTAAAAGGCTTAAAGGTTAAAAGCCAACTACTAGGCAAAGTTAATCAATTGGAGAACCGCATTATCGAGGCAAACAATTCAGACTACTTCTCTCTCATGCCAAAATCCCATTGCTGCGTttcacttttcttcttttcacaccAGATTACCGTCATTACAGAGGCAAATAATTCAGTGCAGAGCACCAGAACGTTGTGCCAATGTGAGTGTCCCATTCTCCCAGTGTAATTCCTTTTTCTCTTCGTCCCATTGTTATATTTCCCACAAATTATTAAAcactaatttataaatttatgaaattaaagaaaacctTCCAAATCATGAAGACATTTCAACTGACCACAGTGATGTAGACTTAGATCAAAATAAGATATTTACTAATTTAAGTATATTGACTCGAAACTTGAAGATTTGGGTATTTCTAAtctataatgatttttttttcttttgtacctTTCAGGACAAAATCAAGAGAAGAGTAGTCACAAAAAATCGCTAGACACACATGTATTACGGACTATCAGGTTTCATTGTTCATACTTACAATAATTTTATTGTGATTTTCTTTGAGATATAAAAGATGACACCTGCTAGAAAATATTCATCTGGCTACTTGAAgtgtcaaagaaaaagaaaagttgaacAATTGATTCAGTCTCAAAAAGGAGCTATTGATATGTTCtttctgaaagaaaaagaaccacAAAGTTCAGTAGATGATTTAATTACGGAACAACAGGATGACAATGAGAAATTAGTTGATGATTTGGTCAATGATGAAATTGATGATGACCTTGATGAGAGTGATAATCATGAGGATGCTCCTATTGTCATTGATCAACCGAGTGAATCCATTTCCTCAAACATTTATGATCCTCAAATTTGGGATAGTCTTGATCCTAAATGGATTGATTTGTTGGCAGAAAAAAGTCCTGCAAGAGATCTATCAATTGAGAAATGTCCTAAAGATCAGTTTAATAGGCGTTTTAATGCAGCCTTTTACACTCGATATTTATCCAATGGAGAGAAACATGATAGAGATTGGTTAGTATATTCAAGGGATGTTGATAAAGTGTTCTACTTTTGTTGTAAATTGTTCAAGAGCGGGCCTCTCAAATGTCAATTAGCAAATGAGGGCTACAAAGATTGGACACATCTCAATGTGAGGCTTAAAGAGCATGAAAACAGTTTTGATCACATCTCGAACATGACCACTTGGATCGATTTGTGTCTTAGATTGCAGAAAAATGAAACAATTGACAAAGTTGTGCAAGACCagatcaagaaagaaaaagagcatTGGAGGGAGTTATTACGAAGGTTGATTTCCATTGTGAAATATTTAGCTAAACACACACTGACTTTTCATGGAAATAACGATATGCTTCATCAACGATATGCTTATTAATGTTGCTATAGAACAAGTACAAGGATTGATCGCTTATTTTGAAAAGTACAGAGAAACTGGATTTGCAGAGGCTATGATTAATGCTAAAAACTTGCTATTGAAATGGAAATTGATCCCGTGTTTCCAGAAAAGCGTCAAGTTCGTAGAAAAAGACATTTTGATGAGAATGAAGGTGAATCATCCCAACCAACTGAACAATCAGTGGAGGAATATTTTAGG from Pyrus communis chromosome 7, drPyrComm1.1, whole genome shotgun sequence encodes the following:
- the LOC137740694 gene encoding uncharacterized protein, which translates into the protein MTPARKYSSGYLKCQRKRKVEQLIQSQKGAIDMFFLKEKEPQSSVDDLITEQQDDNEKLVDDLVNDEIDDDLDESDNHEDAPIVIDQPSESISSNIYDPQIWDSLDPKWIDLLAEKSPARDLSIEKCPKDQFNRRFNAAFYTRYLSNGEKHDRDWLVYSRDVDKVFYFCCKLFKSGPLKCQLANEGYKDWTHLNVRLKEHENSFDHISNMTTWIDLCLRLQKNETIDKVVQDQIKKEKEHWRELLRRLISIVKYLAKHTLTFHGNNDMLHQRYAY